The Oncorhynchus mykiss isolate Arlee chromosome 14, USDA_OmykA_1.1, whole genome shotgun sequence genome segment ATTATAACATCCTTATGGAAAGTTCATGTTATAACCAATGTCATGGCATTATAACATCCTTATGGAGAGTTCATGTTATAACCAATATTATGGCATTATAACTCAGTGTAACAGTGCCCTCCATCAACTTAACTGCTAGTCTTTATCTCCACCTCAACTGGTATAAAACAGTCATTGACCTATATCCCCTGCCGTAAACAGTGAGAGGTCTAAGAACAGCTAGTCAGAGTGCTTGGAGGAACACAGTCAATAACAGTAGCTCAGAGCAGAGTCTGTGGCATAATGCTCATGTGACAGAAAGCTAGTTATCTTACCTTTTCACTCAGAGGCCAGAGGGAACTAACTTTAAGCTTCTGTTGAcaaattcctctctctctctcaccctcacacTGTGTGGTTGAAGAACTGATACAGTGGGAAGACAAAAGGATTTCACCCCTTCGTAAAGCTGGCAGTGaaatttggtttcatcagacaaagCACATAAAATGGGCTTTAAGTTGAGAACAATGTTAAGGAATTTACAATGAGATCAATACTATTCTGATGAAGACCGGCACTTTTTAAATCAGACTAATGTCTTGATAagactgttcctaggctgtcattgtaaataataatttgttcttaactgacttgcctagttaaataaaggttaaataaataaaataaaaaatgtaaaatgctACTCTGTTGAATACCAGCACTTTTTAATCAGACTAATGTCTTGATAGGAGCCGCTCTTCTGACTGTAGTCTTCATTAGAGTACTTCTCGACTCCGTAATAAGAGCATAGTATACTGTAAATCTGGAATAGTTTAATGTGCGAGTACTAGTACTGTTATTTATCATTTGATTgggacatactgtatgtattagtTCTTATCTTAACGACTCCATAACGATTTATTTATACTGTCAACGTGTTGGCTAAGTATCGCATGCTGTCAAGACAACTAGGTGCTAAGAAGGAGTTTGTGATACTTAGACCTGGTGACAACACCAATTAGACAGAAAATAAGCCTCTATTTTACCAACAAGTCATTAACCCTCCTAATCATCCAGCCAAGCTGCCAGCTAACCTCAGATCTTCAGGAACCATCCTGGTGATGACAGACTGACAAGGTGTGAGGGGTTAGAGTCTGTCTGATGGGTCCTGATGAGTCCTtaggggaggcttgcaacctgGGGATCATTCCCCTCCCTGACCTTGAGGTGGTGTGGGTTGAGACAGACAGGGGTATCTGCATGAGTAGTAGAGGGCAGGTGGAGGGTGTTGTTGTTAGCAAGCTTTAGCTAATCCCTGTGTTTGGGATGAGACTACTGATAGACTTAAACTCACATGATCTTCAAAGAGAGGTGACAACCCAAAACAACCAATCAGGGGAGGAGGGTTGGGCATATTATCTGGATAGGTGTATCCAAAGGTATATTTTAATTAAACCTGATTAGAGTGAATTTATGTATTTGATCAGACCTTTTCAACTGCTTCTGTGCTCCCTGGATATATTGTATACAAAAAAAGATATGAGTACTCCATTGTAGTCCTGAGTACACAATAATCACTCTTTATTCCTCTTATATTGGATTTAATTGCATAATTGTGAATGTAAATATCATGCTATCCTTCTCATCTGTTTATCATGACCTGGATGTTATTGTTCACCGCTACATTGTGACTCACTAGGTGTCCAGTTTAAATGTTCCAGTTGACGCTCATTCATCTCTCACTGTCTGCCCCAAGTGAGCCcatttctccactcctccctggGGTGACAGTCCTTAATGCTCTGAGCCAGAGGCCCTTTCCTGGGCAAATACGAGCCTTGGGGGTTGGCAACCTGCTGCTACTACCATCTTGACACAATCAATATGTAATGGCTGTTGTTAAATGATGTATGAAATAGAGGTAGACCTAAAATTATCCAGAAATGTCCCTCTGTTGTCTCCAAACATGTATAAAAGCGTTCTTTACAACATGGTCCGTTCAATAGTTCAAGACAAACCATCTAACACGGTtgaaatatcaaatcatttcagaAAATAAGATTGCAGTTGTGTCTTAGAAGTTGAGTAAGCGAGACCAACGTAGCAGACAGAAAAAAACATACGTACTGTGAAAAGGTTTGGTGCTGCAGGACATATCTCTTCTTTTCTATTCTACTAAGACAACCAGGATGGCTGAAGATCTAGAATGTTAAGATGTGTGATGGCTGAAGATCTAGAATGTTAAGATGTGTGATGGCTGAAGATCTTGAATGTTAAGATGTGTGATGGCTGAAGATCTAGAATGTTAAGATGTGTGATGGCTGAAGAGATAGAATGTTAAGATGTGTGATGCCTGAAGAGATAGAATGTTAAGATGTGTGATGGCTGAAGATCTAGAATGTTAAGATGTGTGATGCCTGAAGATCTAGAATGTTAAGATGTGTGATGGCTGAAGATCTAGAATGTTAAGATGTGTGATGGCTGAAGATCTAGAATGTTAAGATGTGCGATGGCTGAAGAGATAGAATGTTAAGATGTGTGATGCCTGAAGAGATAGAATGTTAAGATGTGTGATGGCTGAAGATCTAGAATGTTAAGATGTGTGATGCCTGAAGAGATAGAATGTTAAGACGTGAGATGGCTGAAGAGCTGCAATGTTAAGATGTGTGATGGCTGAAGAGATAGAATGTTAAGATGTGTGATGGCTGAAGATCTAGAATGTTAAGATGTGTGATGGCTGAAGATCTAGAATGTTAAGATGTGTGATGGCTGAAGAGATAGAATGTTAAGATGTGTGATGGCTGAAGATCTAGAATGTTAAGATGTGTGATGGCTGAAGAGCTAGAATGTTAAGATGTGTGATGGCTGAAGATATAGAATGTTAAGATGTGTGATGGCTGAAGATATAGAATGTTAAGATATGTGATGGCTGAAGAGCTAGAATGTTAAGATGTGTGATGGCTGAATATCTAGAATGTTAAGATGTGTGATGGCTGAAGATCTAGAATGTTAAGATGTGTGATGGCTGAAGATATAGAATGTTAAGATGTGTGATGGCTGAAGAGATAGAATGTTAAGATGTGTGATGGCTGAAGATCTAGAATGTTAAGATGTGTGATGACTGAAGATCTAGAATGTTAAGATGTGTGATGGCTGAAGATCTAGAATGTTAAGATGTGTGATGGCTGAAGATCTAGAATGTTAAGATGTGTGATGGCTGAAGTTCTAGAATGTTAAGATGTGTGATGGCTGAAGATCTAGAATGTTAAGATGTGTGATGGCTGAAGATCTAGAAAGTGAAGATGTTTGACGGAGCTTGTAGACCAGAGAATTCTGTCTCGTTGGGAGGTTAGGTTGTGGGTCTGGTTAGGGGTTTCCCTGCCTGACCCTGGTGAAATGTGGCCTTTTGTGCTTCTGAAAGAAGAATCGTGGCGTTCATGAAGCCAGCCaaacaggcagggagggagggagggaataagaagaagaagaatgttcAAAGGTGACCATTTTCTACTCAATCTATCTGGGATGAGCTGAAAACCAGAATGGAAATAATTCAGACATGAATCCCCCTTCTCTATCTTTCACATTATGTAACACCATATTCAGGTAAACAACTAATATTGTATATGGATAAATAGTAATACCAGTGCATACTAAGTTGTTTTTTTGGTTTGATAATGATAATTACAATAGCCTACCAATCCAATTCAAACGTCTTTTGAACTGCATGGGGCTGACTGGTGGCAATTAGCTGGCAGGTGCACGACCTCTGCATCGGTTAATCCCGGTCGTCCTATTGCTTATGGCCTCGTGCATATGAACAAAGCGCCATATTCATATAGAGTCTACACAATAACACGTCACCACTGATGCAACGCATTAACCCATTATTATAGAACACAACCGAGAAACAGGTGGCATTGTATTACATACAGTAGTCCAACTAACTAGACACGAATCTACAGAAAATACCTTGGCCACAAGatgtttatttaaaaacaatgtttttaaaCGGTTGAATTAAATTCAAGTTAGTGGTAGAAATGTGACGCCTACAGTGTCTGGGTGAAATAAGTAAATTGGATAACTACTCCATAAGAAGACCTGAATAGCTAGATGATTGTATTTGGTCCTTGGCAGGTTTCTTTCtatttttccttttctttttttcttcgtGTAAGTTGGCATGTGCTTGTCCCCCTGGGGATCGCAGCTCTCCTATTATCCTCGTCTATCCCCGACACGTGCAGATACAAGAGCCTTGGCAGGACCTCACGCCGCCGAAACCCCAACTGGAGAATTCAACCTGAATCCCTTTAGAAATAAAATCATCCCGGGCGGGATGGatgatcacaacaacaacaaaaaactctaAGGAAAATCTCTTTAAATGCATATCTGGGTTGAGAGAAGACAGTTCTATAGAAACtttcaaaataaaatgttataaaCTGGTCCCACTCATACAAAGGCCTCAATACATTTTCCTAACGGGATGAAATGCAATTTATCAGTGTAAATAGTGTAACaagttgaatatttattttaaTCTGCTTTCtacaatatatatacagacaaAATAGGAAATTCTGAGATTGTTAATGTGGCCAAAAAAATCTGAAATTATTTATCCGATTTTTTTGGTCACATTAACAATCTCATATTTTCCTATTTTGTCTGTTGAAAGTCCCCAAAGATGATGTATTCAACAGTGCTGATGGTCATGGGTGATGAGCTGCAATAAAACCTCAACTGATGGATGCACctgctgtgctctctctctctaaaaccgTTATCTTATTAATCACACCCTTTTGTTTCATGAACAGGCCACGCGAGGACACTAACTGCCCCTGTTATTATTTGTCTTATTAAGACAATGATTGTTGTGTTCATGGGGCTTGCAATGCGCTTTATCAGTGTGATAATCAGCACGCTTTGAGTGCTCAACTCTCAGCAACTAAAACATTCGAAGAGTCCAAAAACTgagaaacatatatttttttaaagttatatttttatttgtagAAAAATGATTCACACACTTTTCATGTAAATAGAATAGAAATCtatttatatacaaaatacattATGACAGGCGAAActtgaataaataaaataaaaaaaacatcgtAGAAGGGTCCTCTCTAGCCTCTTCTTGGGATTGAGTCTTTCTATTGAACAGGATTGCAGTTTTCAGGGGGTCAATCTCCATAATATATGAAGCCAGCTCCTTGTCTTCTGACGGCCTTTCACTCTATTGTCAGAGCGGCGAAACTGAATTTCCACGCTCGTTTTTCTGCATTATCGCTCTACTAATTGTAAAATTGACTTTTCACCTCAGTCTACAAAAGCAAATCGGTCTTCTTTTTAATGATAATACTCTTGTAATAGAGGTTGAGGTTAAGATCTGTGAAGTGGACTTCTAGTAGGCGTCGTATGCGCTGGAAAAAGTGCAAATGTTTTGGAGGAATACAAAACGTGTAGCAAAACGATCATACTCAACTTGGAAAAGTCGACCAAATTAAATTAATGTTCAATCCGAATGTAAAATAGAGCATGTAAAAATAGGAAAACAAACAAACTGTATAAAACACACCCACAGAGACATGGGTTAAGGCAAACAGTGAATAATATCATATCCTTTTTTTCCCCTTTCAACAGACTAACTGAAGAATGCATTCAGTCATTATTCTGCTATCGCTCTATTGTAACAATCTCGCAGTCTACAAAAGTTTGTGGTAAGGCtttagttcagttagtaggacatgccTGGTACAAAGTTGTGATAGCTGTACTGTAGAACATCAGTCTGGAAACATCCATAGTCATCATGGGTGGCTGGGCTGCTGGGGCTTGAAGTGCAATAAgacggagaggaggaagaggaggacgcgCTGGAGCTCCAGGAGCATGCGTCACTGCCCGGACTCTGGGCGTCAATCACGCACGGGCTGGGAAGCAAGAGAGACGCATCAGCCCGTGATTTGTTTTGGCGCTGTTCAATGTCCGCGATGCGTATGGTCTCGGAGAGCGCCCAGATGTAGTTGTGAGCGAAGCGCAGAGTCTCGATCTTGGTGAGTTTGCTGTCATCGGGGAACGCCGGTAGAACGGTCCGGAGGGTCTCCAAAGCGTCATTCAGGCTGTGCATTCTGTTTCTCTCGCGGTCGTTTGCCTTTACGCGCCGGTTCTTCTTGACCACGTGCACGGTGGCTTCATTCCTCGCTCTGCCTCTGCGTCTCTTCTTCTGTCCCATATCAGTAGCGCACGGGCCCTGGCTGTCGCTAGCAGGGGAGGCGGGCTTGCCGATCGAGGAT includes the following:
- the neurog1 gene encoding neurogenin-1, encoding MCTAMETVYSDMDSSSCDYFTHDDEDSCSSMHASSPSSSIGKPASPASDSQGPCATDMGQKKRRRGRARNEATVHVVKKNRRVKANDRERNRMHSLNDALETLRTVLPAFPDDSKLTKIETLRFAHNYIWALSETIRIADIEQRQNKSRADASLLLPSPCVIDAQSPGSDACSWSSSASSSSSSPSYCTSSPSSPATHDDYGCFQTDVLQYSYHNFVPGMSY